One genomic segment of Pelagerythrobacter marensis includes these proteins:
- a CDS encoding M56 family metallopeptidase, which produces MSWLIETLAWTAGLIALVLVLRRPVSRYFGAKAAYGLWLLPFARLLLPPIVLPAWLAPSPAELPGDVLPAGQLAHLAFDPSLLPDGSGPVQAVSPNIPWAAVLLALWLVGAAGFLWLRFSAYHRARRILLADAVPVGEAGRVRLIETGETGAPIAFGVLDKVVALPPGFMARRDRDARDLALAHELAHHRGQDLLANFAAQFLFALHWFNPLAYLGWQAMRRDQEAACDARVIETRDRSARAEYGRVIASFAAGPRVALAAPMTCPVLGDKSIIHRLRSLTMNDITPRRRMAGRAILAAGLLALPLTATISYAESMDVEVPLPPAPPAAPEPPAPPAAPLAPDAPPAPPAPAAPQSGEAERHVTVERIITNDGDDRRIHVHRVELDAARKKADKARLKAEKARQKAEMRRDMSNLSAADQAEFAADMARLEAELRQLDGLDERVEREVRVAMASAPKVIEGCRGEEIVHESREGGREVIRICTARIGAEARAGLHQARAEIASDRALSAEIRAQALRSIDEAIARAPSHD; this is translated from the coding sequence ATGAGCTGGCTGATCGAAACGCTCGCCTGGACGGCAGGGCTGATCGCGCTGGTCCTGGTGCTGCGGCGACCGGTCTCCCGCTACTTTGGCGCCAAGGCGGCTTATGGCCTGTGGCTGCTGCCCTTCGCGCGGCTCCTGCTGCCGCCAATCGTTCTGCCCGCCTGGCTGGCGCCGTCGCCGGCCGAACTGCCGGGCGATGTCCTGCCGGCCGGCCAGTTGGCTCATCTGGCGTTCGATCCCTCTCTCCTGCCGGACGGGAGCGGCCCGGTGCAGGCGGTATCGCCGAACATCCCCTGGGCGGCGGTCCTGCTTGCACTGTGGCTGGTCGGGGCCGCCGGGTTCCTATGGTTGCGATTTTCCGCCTATCATCGTGCGCGCCGTATCCTGCTGGCAGACGCGGTGCCGGTGGGGGAGGCTGGCCGCGTTCGCCTGATCGAAACCGGCGAGACGGGGGCACCGATCGCGTTCGGCGTGCTGGACAAAGTCGTCGCGCTTCCGCCCGGCTTCATGGCCCGGCGCGACCGCGATGCGCGTGACCTGGCACTGGCGCATGAGCTGGCGCACCATCGCGGGCAGGATCTGCTGGCGAACTTCGCTGCCCAGTTCCTGTTTGCGCTGCACTGGTTCAATCCGCTCGCCTACCTCGGCTGGCAGGCCATGCGCCGCGATCAGGAGGCGGCCTGCGATGCCCGCGTGATCGAAACACGCGACCGGTCGGCGCGGGCGGAATATGGGCGCGTGATTGCCAGCTTCGCCGCCGGGCCGCGCGTGGCACTCGCTGCCCCGATGACCTGCCCGGTACTGGGCGACAAATCCATAATTCACCGGCTGAGGAGCCTGACCATGAACGACATTACTCCGCGCCGCCGCATGGCCGGTCGCGCCATTCTTGCCGCCGGTCTGCTGGCCCTGCCGCTGACCGCGACCATTTCCTATGCCGAGAGCATGGATGTGGAAGTTCCGCTGCCGCCCGCACCGCCAGCGGCGCCCGAACCTCCTGCCCCTCCGGCAGCGCCGCTCGCACCCGACGCTCCCCCCGCGCCGCCAGCACCCGCCGCGCCGCAATCGGGCGAGGCTGAACGCCATGTCACGGTAGAACGGATCATAACGAACGATGGCGATGATCGCCGGATCCATGTGCACAGGGTCGAGCTGGATGCGGCCCGCAAGAAAGCGGACAAAGCACGCCTGAAGGCGGAGAAAGCGCGCCAGAAGGCAGAGATGCGCCGCGACATGTCGAACCTGTCGGCGGCCGATCAGGCGGAGTTTGCGGCCGATATGGCGCGGCTCGAGGCCGAACTTCGCCAGCTCGACGGTCTTGACGAACGCGTCGAGCGGGAAGTCCGTGTGGCGATGGCGAGCGCGCCGAAAGTGATCGAAGGATGTCGCGGCGAAGAGATCGTCCACGAGAGCCGCGAGGGTGGCCGCGAGGTTATCCGTATCTGCACCGCCCGCATCGGTGCGGAGGCGCGCGCCGGACTGCACCAGGCACGGGCTGAGATCGCTAGCGACCGCGCGCTTTCGGCAGAAATCCGTGCGCAGGCCCTGCGGTCGATCGACGAAGCTATTGCACGAGCGCCCTCACACGATTGA
- a CDS encoding SAM-dependent methyltransferase yields the protein MNAASLFDKVIGRAIKSGQLTVVHADGRRAQFGEPAPGFPDVAVRFTDARAVRDILLDPRLGAGETFMDGRLVIEQGDVMQLVQLIRMNAPWEANADLRGASPLHRLRNSIGFAVESFNQSRSSRRNVAHHYDIGNALYEMMLDAEHMQYSCGYWPREGMTLAQAQEAKLAHIAAKLAIEDGQAVLDIGCGWGGMAIYLARHFGVRITGITLSEEQLALARKRADAAGVADRVDFALIDYRELAERGERYDRIVSVGMFEHVGRPQFETFFRACATMLANDGVMLLHTIGRMGGPGSTDAFTRKYIFPGGYIPALSETVAASEKVRLIASDVETLRLHYAHTLRAWYANCEARQAEIEQLFDARFYRMWMFYLAGATAAFESGGMCNYQIQFIRDRHALPLARDYIGEAEVGLLGSGS from the coding sequence ATGAATGCCGCATCGCTCTTCGACAAAGTCATCGGCCGGGCAATAAAGTCCGGCCAACTGACTGTGGTTCACGCAGATGGCCGCCGGGCGCAGTTTGGCGAACCCGCACCCGGCTTCCCGGATGTCGCGGTCCGCTTCACGGATGCGCGGGCGGTGCGCGATATCCTGCTCGATCCGCGTCTGGGCGCAGGCGAAACGTTCATGGATGGCCGCCTTGTGATCGAACAGGGCGACGTGATGCAGCTTGTCCAGCTCATCCGGATGAACGCCCCCTGGGAAGCGAATGCAGACCTGCGCGGTGCCAGCCCGCTGCACCGCCTGCGCAATTCGATCGGCTTCGCGGTCGAATCGTTCAACCAGTCGCGATCGTCCCGCCGCAACGTCGCCCACCACTACGATATCGGCAACGCGCTTTACGAAATGATGCTCGATGCCGAGCATATGCAGTACAGCTGCGGCTATTGGCCGCGCGAGGGCATGACCCTGGCCCAAGCGCAAGAAGCCAAGCTGGCGCATATCGCTGCGAAGCTGGCGATTGAAGATGGCCAGGCCGTGCTCGATATCGGATGCGGCTGGGGCGGAATGGCGATCTATCTCGCGCGCCACTTCGGCGTGCGGATCACCGGCATCACACTCAGCGAAGAACAGCTCGCCCTCGCCCGCAAGCGCGCGGATGCGGCGGGCGTGGCCGATCGCGTCGATTTCGCACTGATCGATTATCGCGAACTTGCCGAACGCGGCGAACGCTACGACCGGATCGTTTCGGTCGGAATGTTCGAACATGTCGGCCGGCCGCAGTTCGAAACGTTCTTCCGTGCCTGCGCCACCATGCTGGCGAACGACGGTGTCATGCTGCTCCACACGATCGGGCGAATGGGCGGCCCCGGCAGCACCGACGCATTCACGCGCAAGTACATCTTCCCGGGCGGCTATATTCCCGCGTTGAGCGAAACGGTCGCGGCGAGCGAGAAAGTCCGCCTGATCGCCTCCGATGTCGAGACGCTGCGTTTGCACTACGCCCATACGCTGCGCGCCTGGTACGCCAATTGCGAAGCCCGGCAGGCGGAGATCGAGCAACTGTTCGATGCGCGGTTCTACCGCATGTGGATGTTCTATCTCGCCGGGGCGACCGCCGCTTTTGAGAGCGGCGGGATGTGCAATTACCAGATCCAGTTCATCCGCGACCGTCATGCGCTTCCCCTCGCGCGCGATTACATTGGAGAGGCCGAAGTCGGGCTGCTCGGCTCCGGCTCCTGA
- a CDS encoding SAM-dependent methyltransferase, with amino-acid sequence MWLLDKFLTKVIKCGQLVVTDHDGKQYSYGSPAESADARGPIHITLTDKRAAGHIARYPQLGAGEAYMWGWLVVEPPHDIRDLVLFVTENSKSIGDRAIQSQGVLRKAAQKAIAKLDGINLRGKARANAEHTYNLTRQLYERFLDEDRQYTMAYYRDPSNTLEQAQMDKKAHIAAKLHLEQGKCEGMRVLDIGCGWGGLALYLHKMYGVEVLGIALAPDQIAFCQERAKAEGVDDKVKFALTDYRDVEGQFDRITSVGLLEHVGTIHYPQFFQHTHKLLKPDGVMFSHCCGRAGPPGFTDAWTRKYIFPGGYIPALSELVTESEKAGWEVADVEAMRFHYSHTLEEWYARTVMHKEEIVEMYDETFYRMWLFYLAGAEQSFRHGNMVNWQVQYVKDRGAIPMTRDYMYEESARLRDRGEVPTWRYDPALREAAE; translated from the coding sequence ATGTGGTTGCTCGACAAATTCCTGACCAAGGTAATCAAATGCGGCCAACTGGTCGTGACCGACCACGACGGCAAACAGTACAGCTACGGATCGCCCGCTGAAAGCGCGGACGCCCGCGGCCCGATCCACATCACCCTGACGGACAAGCGCGCCGCCGGCCATATCGCCCGCTATCCGCAGCTCGGTGCGGGTGAGGCCTATATGTGGGGCTGGCTGGTGGTGGAGCCGCCGCACGACATCCGCGACCTGGTGCTGTTCGTTACGGAAAACTCCAAATCCATCGGCGACCGGGCGATCCAGTCGCAGGGTGTCCTGCGCAAGGCCGCGCAGAAGGCGATTGCTAAGCTGGACGGGATCAATCTTCGCGGGAAAGCGCGCGCCAATGCCGAACACACCTACAACCTGACGCGGCAACTGTACGAACGCTTCCTTGACGAAGATCGTCAGTACACCATGGCCTATTACCGCGATCCGTCGAACACCCTGGAACAGGCGCAGATGGACAAGAAGGCGCACATCGCCGCCAAGCTCCATCTGGAACAGGGCAAGTGCGAAGGGATGCGCGTGCTCGATATCGGCTGCGGATGGGGCGGTCTCGCGCTCTATCTGCACAAGATGTACGGCGTGGAAGTGCTCGGCATCGCCCTCGCGCCCGACCAGATCGCCTTCTGTCAGGAACGCGCGAAGGCCGAAGGGGTGGACGACAAGGTCAAGTTCGCCCTGACGGACTATCGCGATGTCGAAGGGCAGTTCGACCGGATCACCAGCGTCGGCCTGCTCGAACACGTCGGCACGATCCACTATCCGCAATTCTTCCAGCACACGCACAAGCTGCTCAAGCCTGATGGCGTCATGTTTAGCCATTGTTGCGGCCGTGCGGGGCCTCCGGGGTTCACCGACGCCTGGACGCGCAAATACATTTTCCCCGGCGGATATATCCCGGCGTTGAGCGAACTGGTGACCGAAAGCGAGAAGGCAGGCTGGGAAGTCGCCGATGTCGAGGCGATGCGCTTCCACTATTCGCACACACTGGAAGAATGGTACGCCCGCACGGTCATGCACAAGGAAGAGATCGTCGAGATGTACGACGAGACGTTCTATCGCATGTGGCTGTTCTATCTCGCTGGGGCCGAGCAGAGTTTCCGGCACGGCAATATGGTCAACTGGCAGGTTCAGTATGTGAAGGATCGCGGGGCGATCCCGATGACCCGCGATTATATGTACGAAGAAAGCGCCCGGCTGCGCGATCGCGGGGAGGTGCCCACCTGGCGTTACGATCCTGCCCTGCGCGAGGCGGCAGAATAA
- a CDS encoding cytochrome b/b6 domain-containing protein — translation MKRHAFSTRLWHWLNLVCVVVLFMSGLNISNAHPHLYWGDWGFDPRDAWLSVPRFPGWMTIPGHYSLGAARDWHILMAWPFALGLLFMWIAMLANRHFRRDIATSRSEWRWRSIRAEVAAHLRLDFHHGRGKYNFLQKLAYGLVLGVLLPLMIATGMGISPGWEPHLSWLIEGMGGRQSVRSIHFLAAWALFAFFAIHVALVLLSGPFRQIRNMITGGRE, via the coding sequence GTGAAACGGCACGCCTTCTCGACCCGGCTATGGCACTGGCTCAACCTCGTCTGCGTGGTCGTGCTGTTCATGTCCGGCCTCAATATCTCCAATGCCCACCCGCACCTTTACTGGGGCGACTGGGGCTTCGATCCGCGTGACGCCTGGCTCAGCGTGCCGCGCTTCCCCGGATGGATGACGATACCGGGACACTATAGCCTCGGGGCCGCGCGCGACTGGCACATCCTGATGGCCTGGCCGTTCGCACTGGGCCTGCTGTTCATGTGGATCGCAATGCTCGCCAACCGGCATTTCCGGCGCGATATCGCCACCTCTCGCAGCGAATGGCGCTGGCGCTCGATCCGGGCCGAAGTCGCCGCCCATCTGCGCCTCGATTTTCATCACGGCCGGGGTAAGTACAATTTCCTGCAGAAACTCGCCTACGGTCTCGTACTCGGCGTTCTGCTGCCGTTGATGATCGCGACCGGCATGGGGATCAGCCCTGGCTGGGAACCCCATTTGTCGTGGCTGATCGAAGGCATGGGCGGCAGGCAGTCGGTACGCTCGATCCATTTCCTCGCCGCCTGGGCGCTGTTTGCCTTCTTCGCGATCCACGTCGCCCTCGTCCTTCTGTCCGGCCCCTTCCGGCAGATCCGCAACATGATCACCGGGGGCCGGGAGTGA
- a CDS encoding winged helix-turn-helix transcriptional regulator, with protein sequence MDTITTSAQEGTLPFAGHTDVTVTDHVAGRCQAVNDILARVGDKWSMQVVMVLADGPVRFNQLRRAIDGISQRMLTRTLRALERDGLVSRAVTPSVPPRVDYSLTELGRSLREPVLALGSWAMANRETIDAARTEFDRRAI encoded by the coding sequence ATGGATACTATCACTACATCCGCGCAAGAAGGCACATTGCCGTTCGCAGGGCACACCGATGTGACCGTGACCGATCATGTCGCCGGTCGCTGTCAGGCGGTGAACGACATTCTGGCCCGGGTGGGGGACAAGTGGTCGATGCAGGTGGTGATGGTCCTTGCGGATGGCCCGGTGCGGTTCAATCAGTTGCGCCGCGCGATCGACGGTATTTCGCAGCGGATGCTCACCCGCACCCTGCGCGCGCTGGAGCGGGACGGCCTGGTATCGCGCGCGGTCACCCCCAGCGTGCCGCCGCGGGTGGATTATTCGCTGACCGAACTGGGGCGTTCTTTGCGCGAACCGGTTCTGGCGCTCGGCAGTTGGGCGATGGCCAATCGCGAGACGATCGACGCAGCGCGCACGGAATTCGACCGGCGCGCGATCTGA
- a CDS encoding peptidylprolyl isomerase: MFKRFALLAAPFALVTAASAQPDPTTAPPPEPAQTHQTALVVIETELGAITAQIETERAPLTAANFLRYVDEGRFDGIAFYRAMSLEWGEQPNGLVQAGTQHDPDRVLPPIAHEPTSETGVTHMRGTLSMARNAPGTATGDFSIMLQEQPGMDADPASDDPELRAGYAAFGQVVEGMAVVEAIHAAPTDPDKGEGWMKGQMLSPPVKILTVRRVPAGEG; encoded by the coding sequence ATGTTCAAACGATTCGCCCTTCTCGCAGCGCCGTTCGCACTCGTCACCGCAGCAAGCGCGCAGCCGGATCCGACGACCGCTCCACCGCCGGAGCCGGCCCAAACCCACCAGACCGCGCTGGTCGTGATCGAAACCGAATTGGGCGCCATTACCGCGCAGATCGAAACAGAGCGCGCACCACTGACCGCTGCGAACTTCCTCCGCTATGTCGATGAAGGGCGTTTCGACGGGATTGCCTTCTACCGCGCGATGTCGCTCGAGTGGGGGGAACAGCCCAATGGGTTGGTCCAGGCCGGAACCCAACACGATCCCGACCGCGTTCTGCCGCCAATCGCCCACGAACCGACCAGCGAAACCGGCGTGACCCATATGCGCGGCACGCTGTCGATGGCCCGCAATGCGCCCGGAACGGCGACTGGCGATTTCTCGATCATGTTGCAGGAACAGCCGGGTATGGATGCGGACCCGGCGTCCGATGATCCCGAACTGCGCGCCGGCTATGCCGCGTTCGGACAAGTGGTGGAAGGGATGGCTGTGGTGGAGGCAATCCACGCCGCGCCGACCGACCCCGACAAGGGCGAAGGATGGATGAAAGGCCAGATGCTCAGCCCGCCGGTCAAGATCCTGACGGTACGCCGGGTGCCTGCCGGCGAGGGCTGA
- a CDS encoding alpha-hydroxy acid oxidase produces the protein MRLSGCHNFEDLRQLARQRLPWPVFDYIDGAADDEATKARNTAAFDDVDLVPNVLAGVAQIDTGCTIMGRHSALPLILSPTALQRVFHWQGERAVARAAERFGLWFGISSLATVSIEEIAALVSTPKMFQLYVHKDAGLNTSMIDRCKAAGFDALTLTVDTIVSGKRERCQRSGFTTPPRFTPSAIWSYATRPRWTLDYLLREKFRLPNLDTHVSEGTGRAVSIAEYFNTMLDTAMDWDTAARIRQDWGGTFCLKGVMSAADARRAVEIGADAIMVSNHGGRQLDGSRAPFDQLAEIVDAVGGEIEIICDGGVRRGTHVLKALASGASAASGGRLYLYALAAAGQQGVEHALTLLRDEIERGMRLMGVTHVDQLDQAMLRSRQRR, from the coding sequence ATGCGTCTGTCGGGCTGCCACAATTTCGAGGATCTGCGCCAGCTCGCGCGCCAGCGCCTGCCCTGGCCGGTGTTCGATTATATCGACGGCGCTGCCGACGACGAGGCGACCAAGGCGCGCAACACCGCCGCCTTCGACGATGTCGACCTGGTGCCGAACGTTCTCGCCGGGGTCGCGCAGATCGACACCGGCTGCACCATCATGGGGCGGCATAGCGCCCTGCCCCTGATCCTGAGCCCGACCGCGCTGCAGCGGGTTTTCCATTGGCAAGGGGAACGCGCAGTGGCCCGTGCCGCCGAACGGTTCGGCCTGTGGTTCGGCATTTCGAGCCTCGCGACTGTGAGCATCGAGGAAATTGCAGCGCTCGTTTCCACGCCCAAGATGTTCCAGCTCTACGTCCACAAGGATGCCGGCCTCAACACCTCGATGATCGATCGCTGCAAGGCTGCGGGGTTCGATGCGCTGACGCTGACGGTGGATACGATCGTTTCGGGCAAGCGCGAACGCTGCCAGCGAAGCGGCTTTACCACGCCGCCCCGCTTCACACCGTCAGCCATCTGGTCTTACGCCACGCGGCCGCGCTGGACTCTCGATTATCTGTTGCGCGAGAAGTTCCGCCTGCCCAACCTCGACACCCATGTCAGCGAAGGCACAGGCAGGGCGGTAAGTATCGCCGAGTATTTCAACACAATGCTCGACACAGCGATGGATTGGGACACCGCCGCGCGCATTCGCCAGGACTGGGGCGGCACGTTTTGCCTGAAAGGCGTGATGAGCGCCGCCGACGCGCGAAGGGCGGTCGAGATCGGGGCCGATGCGATAATGGTGTCCAACCACGGCGGTCGCCAGCTCGACGGCAGCCGCGCCCCGTTCGACCAGCTTGCCGAAATCGTCGACGCGGTCGGCGGCGAGATCGAAATCATCTGCGATGGGGGCGTGCGCCGGGGAACGCATGTCCTCAAGGCGCTGGCCAGCGGCGCCAGCGCCGCGTCGGGCGGGCGGCTCTATCTTTATGCGCTCGCCGCCGCCGGGCAGCAGGGGGTCGAACACGCGCTGACCCTGCTGCGCGACGAGATCGAGCGTGGGATGAGGCTGATGGGTGTCACGCACGTCGATCAGCTCGACCAGGCGATGCTACGCAGCCGCCAGCGTCGCTGA
- a CDS encoding glycine zipper 2TM domain-containing protein, with protein sequence MKKTLFAIAAASMAVTATPAMADPPPWAPAHGKRYKDSRYDDRGRYHEPRRITRDSRMWRGRDGRYYCKRDNGTTGLVIGAGVGALAGHEIAGNGGDRTLGAILGGAVGAVIGREIDRGTLKCR encoded by the coding sequence ATGAAGAAGACACTGTTCGCAATCGCTGCCGCTTCGATGGCGGTCACCGCAACCCCGGCAATGGCCGATCCGCCGCCGTGGGCACCCGCGCATGGCAAGCGGTACAAGGATTCGCGCTACGATGATCGCGGTCGCTATCACGAACCGCGCCGGATCACGCGCGATTCGCGTATGTGGCGCGGGCGCGACGGGCGCTATTATTGCAAGCGTGACAATGGCACGACCGGGCTCGTCATCGGGGCCGGCGTGGGCGCCCTTGCCGGCCACGAAATCGCCGGGAACGGCGGGGACCGTACACTGGGCGCAATTCTGGGCGGTGCCGTGGGTGCGGTCATCGGTCGCGAAATCGACCGCGGAACGCTCAAATGCCGCTGA
- a CDS encoding BlaI/MecI/CopY family transcriptional regulator, translating into MAKPDDDRPDRISEAEHAVMEVLWDKSPLTAAEVCAAVCEQRGWSLPTVKTLLSRLVSKQAVATRPDGRRFLYSPLLERSDYLGDESRRLVERLFGGRAAPLFAHLAQEEALTDDDLAEIEALLKELRQ; encoded by the coding sequence ATGGCTAAACCCGATGATGACAGGCCCGATCGCATCAGCGAGGCCGAGCATGCGGTGATGGAAGTGTTGTGGGACAAGAGCCCGCTCACTGCAGCGGAAGTCTGCGCCGCCGTTTGCGAACAGCGCGGGTGGAGCCTGCCAACGGTGAAGACGCTGCTGTCGCGGCTCGTGTCGAAGCAGGCGGTCGCCACCCGGCCCGATGGCCGCCGCTTTCTCTATTCCCCCCTGCTCGAACGATCCGATTACCTTGGCGATGAATCGCGGCGACTGGTCGAACGGCTATTTGGCGGCCGCGCAGCCCCGCTCTTTGCCCATCTGGCGCAGGAAGAGGCGCTGACCGATGACGATCTTGCCGAGATCGAAGCCCTGTTGAAGGAGCTGCGGCAATGA
- a CDS encoding FMN-dependent NADH-azoreductase: MQILRIDSASTGENSVSRVLTQATVDHFRAAHPETTVIERDLVADPLPHIDVARTGAIRQPPETHDAAMAAVFPEERAVLEEFLASDIVIVGAPMYNFSIPSQLKAWIDRLGVPGVTFTYKDGAPQGLAGGRRVIVASARGGAYEMGGPAEHQETLLRDFFGFIGLPDVTFIRAEKTGFGAEVRDQAIADARERIAQL, encoded by the coding sequence ATGCAAATCCTTCGTATCGACAGCGCATCGACCGGCGAAAACTCGGTCAGCCGCGTTCTGACCCAGGCCACAGTCGATCATTTCAGGGCGGCCCATCCCGAAACGACTGTGATTGAGCGCGATCTCGTCGCCGACCCGCTGCCGCATATCGACGTGGCGCGCACCGGCGCAATCCGTCAGCCGCCCGAAACGCACGATGCCGCAATGGCGGCAGTTTTTCCCGAGGAACGCGCGGTGCTGGAGGAATTTCTCGCCTCCGACATCGTGATCGTGGGGGCGCCGATGTACAATTTCTCCATCCCCAGCCAGTTGAAGGCGTGGATCGACCGGCTTGGTGTCCCCGGCGTCACTTTCACGTACAAGGATGGCGCGCCGCAGGGGCTCGCCGGCGGTCGGCGGGTGATCGTGGCTTCGGCGCGCGGCGGGGCCTACGAGATGGGCGGCCCGGCGGAACATCAGGAAACGCTGCTGCGCGATTTCTTCGGCTTCATCGGCCTGCCGGACGTGACGTTCATCCGCGCGGAGAAGACCGGCTTCGGTGCGGAGGTGCGCGATCAGGCGATTGCGGATGCCAGGGAGCGGATCGCGCAGCTCTGA
- a CDS encoding SDR family oxidoreductase, whose amino-acid sequence MSELHHHRPAVLITGAARRIGAEIARHFGAAGWHVVVHFHRSTAAADALAAALPSAETVQCDLSDSEAATRLIGDLAGRLPDWRVLINSASVFRPDDVRALDPSTWSDAMAINALAPARMAQAFLSQAQAAEGRRVIQITDQKLANPNPDFFSYTMSKHAAAATVPMLAMGAARAEDRVYALAPGAILPSHDQSEAETDLSHRLNLLRRKTGADEIAQACLWLARGWLANGETLYVDSGQHLLSQPRDVIYLAREGTAG is encoded by the coding sequence ATGAGCGAACTCCATCATCACCGGCCTGCTGTCCTGATCACCGGCGCTGCCAGGCGCATCGGGGCCGAGATCGCGCGGCATTTCGGTGCGGCAGGCTGGCATGTCGTGGTGCATTTCCACCGCTCCACCGCCGCAGCGGATGCGCTGGCCGCCGCCCTCCCCTCGGCCGAGACGGTGCAGTGCGATCTTTCCGACAGCGAGGCGGCAACCCGGCTGATCGGCGATCTCGCCGGCCGGCTTCCGGACTGGCGCGTCCTGATCAATTCCGCGTCGGTATTTCGGCCGGACGACGTGCGTGCGCTCGATCCGTCCACCTGGTCGGACGCAATGGCGATCAACGCCCTCGCCCCCGCGCGCATGGCCCAGGCATTTCTCTCTCAGGCACAGGCGGCAGAGGGGCGGCGGGTGATCCAGATCACCGACCAGAAGCTGGCCAACCCCAACCCCGATTTCTTCAGCTATACCATGAGCAAACACGCCGCCGCGGCCACCGTGCCGATGCTGGCGATGGGGGCAGCCCGGGCGGAAGACCGGGTCTATGCCCTGGCACCGGGCGCCATCCTGCCCAGCCACGACCAGAGCGAGGCCGAAACCGACCTGTCGCACCGCCTCAACCTCTTGCGGCGCAAGACAGGGGCGGACGAGATTGCCCAGGCCTGTCTGTGGCTGGCGCGGGGCTGGCTGGCGAACGGTGAGACACTCTACGTCGACAGCGGCCAGCATCTGCTCTCGCAACCGCGCGACGTGATCTACCTCGCCCGCGAAGGCACGGCCGGGTGA
- a CDS encoding molybdopterin-dependent oxidoreductase: protein MGAAITAGCSRIADSTPGAKALAAAEDWHRKAQRLFAARTALAPEYDRSAISPSFRGNGSLTVDSDAYRMALAQGFADWRLEVRGLVRHPLSLSMDNIRRLPQRTQVTRHDCVEGWSAIGEWTGPQLGTILEGAELLPEAKYIVFRCADRLRGAPYYESVDLIDAYHPQTIIAHRLNGEPLPERNGAPLRVRIERQLGYKHAKYLTTIEAVASLEDIGRGEGGYWEDRGYQWYAGV, encoded by the coding sequence ATGGGCGCCGCCATCACCGCCGGCTGCTCCAGGATTGCCGATAGCACACCTGGCGCGAAGGCCCTTGCCGCGGCCGAGGACTGGCATCGCAAGGCCCAACGGCTGTTCGCCGCCCGCACCGCGCTGGCCCCCGAATACGATCGCTCCGCGATTTCTCCGAGCTTCCGGGGGAACGGCTCGCTTACGGTGGACAGCGACGCCTATCGCATGGCCCTGGCGCAAGGATTTGCCGACTGGCGGCTCGAAGTGCGCGGGCTCGTCCGCCATCCGCTGTCGCTGAGCATGGACAACATCCGCCGCCTGCCGCAGCGGACCCAGGTCACCCGGCACGATTGCGTCGAAGGATGGAGCGCAATCGGCGAATGGACCGGGCCGCAGCTCGGCACCATTCTGGAAGGTGCGGAGCTTTTGCCGGAGGCGAAATACATCGTCTTTCGCTGTGCCGACCGGTTGCGCGGCGCGCCTTATTACGAAAGCGTCGATCTGATCGATGCCTATCACCCGCAGACGATCATCGCCCATCGTCTGAATGGCGAACCCCTGCCGGAACGCAACGGCGCGCCGCTGCGCGTGCGGATAGAACGGCAACTGGGATACAAGCACGCCAAGTATCTTACCACGATCGAAGCCGTCGCCAGTCTGGAGGACATCGGCCGGGGCGAAGGCGGATATTGGGAAGATCGCGGCTATCAATGGTACGCCGGGGTCTGA